A single Dermacentor albipictus isolate Rhodes 1998 colony chromosome 3, USDA_Dalb.pri_finalv2, whole genome shotgun sequence DNA region contains:
- the LOC135910462 gene encoding uncharacterized protein — protein MINWNKCLGFWHGPWENTLDYFANMKWTVTPVKYLGVPLEHYRDTTQYWNEETKRVREQTDKWGGRDFSVFARATVCNVFLVAKVWYVLQVLCMSRTNVQKLHRVFAVIVWRSTWERCRRTNLFRSVRSSGLSLCHLFLKQVVSRFIFLRDQNNGFLRTILQLRMSDVIPEYVVSNVTKKGSIRGFLREVVMSFRMLKVRFSMEYLSNVPKKRLYRDLIDIMLPVPIYRAMYCVGSEGDVLKRVKRMAVRSSVKTFFFQLHTNTLPVKPWLQERGLFVPWSVNCLICSKPETIEHIFLECRDAIFHWDVLQRTLKKELPISPYGIRFLPVENENDVPYDMIMTLSLHSIWKTRMAVRNADVDAKPARQYFIESVSQIREVYKSQAEPPEWLPVLETLVTLKRF, from the coding sequence ATGATAAATTGGAACAAATGTTTAGGCTTCTGGCATGGGCCGTGGGAAAACACATTAGATTATTTTGCTAATATGAAATGGACCGTGACACCTGTCAAATATCTCGGAGTGCCCTTAGAACATTATCGCGATACCACGCAATACTGGAACGAGGAAACCAAACGTGTTAGGGAGCAAACCGATAAATGGGGTGGGCGGGATTTCTCCGTTTTCGCGCGTGCTACAGTTTGCAATGTGTTTTTAGTCGCGAAAGTGTGGTATGTTCTTCAAGTGCTTTGTATGTCTCGTACCAACGTGCAGAAGTTGCACAGAGTCTTTGCAGTGATCGTGTGGCGTTCCACATGGGAAAGATGCCGCAGAACTAATTTATTTCGATCAGTCCGAAGCAGCGGACTCAGTTTATGTCATTTATTTCTCAAACAAGTTGTGTCAAGATTTATTTTTTTGCGCGACCAAAATAACGGATTTCTGCGAACAATTTTACAATTGCGAATGAGTGATGTAAttcctgaatatgttgtatcAAATGTCACAAAAAAAGGGAGTATTCGCGGCTTTCTTCGTGAGGTCGTTATGTCTTTTCGAATGCTAAAAGTGAGATTCTCAATGGAGtacctaagtaatgtaccaaaaAAGCGTTTATACAGGGATCTGATTGATATTATGTTGCCAGTGCCCATATATCGTGCCATGTATTGTGTAGGCTCGGAAGGAGACGTGTTGAAACGTGTTAAAAGAATGGCAGTCCGCTCCTCAGTTAAGACGTTCTTCTTTCAGCTCCATACCAATACCTTGCCTGTCAAACCGTGGTTGCAAGAGAGAGGACTGTTCGTACCGTGGTCAGTTAATTGTCTCATTTGTTCAAAGCCTGAGACAATCGAACACATTTTCTTAGAGTGCAGGGATGCAATATTCCACTGGGATGTTTTACAGAGAACACTGAAAAAAGAACTCCCCATATCACCCTACGGTATCCGCTttctcccagttgaaaatgaaaACGACGTGCCCTATGACATGATCATGACGCTGAGCCTACACAGCATATGGAAAACACGAATGGCCGTACGAAATGCTGATGTGGACGCCAAACCAGCCagacaatattttattgaaagtgtTTCACAAATAAGAGAAGTGTATAAATCTCAGGCTGAACCACCAGAGTGGTTACCTGTACTGGAAACCCTGGTGACCTTAAAGCGTTTTTGA